Proteins encoded by one window of Orbaceae bacterium BiB:
- a CDS encoding type II toxin-antitoxin system RelB/DinJ family antitoxin: MGNKSIQIRIDDKLRDESFSVFNQMNIEPNEAIRSFLRYVASNKRLPFKEVNLFIDEDEDEDILKIAEDRLRNPGKTIEVNVDDL; this comes from the coding sequence ATGGGTAATAAATCTATACAAATCAGAATTGATGATAAACTTAGGGATGAATCATTTTCTGTTTTTAATCAGATGAATATTGAGCCAAATGAAGCTATTCGTAGTTTTTTGCGGTATGTCGCCAGTAATAAGAGATTACCTTTTAAGGAAGTGAATCTATTTATTGATGAGGATGAAGATGAAGATATTCTTAAAATTGCTGAAGATAGACTCCGAAATCCAGGTAAAACTATTGAGGTAAATGTTGATGACCTTTAA